The following proteins are co-located in the Paludibaculum fermentans genome:
- a CDS encoding SDR family NAD(P)-dependent oxidoreductase, which produces MNPFSLTGKTALIAGASRGIGQAIAEGVARAGAHTILAARSLPALADIARSLRAEGLQADAVELDIASRDSREKALEAIPDVDILINVAGINLRKRFTDYTPEEYDRILNTNLHGIFEFTQGVGKRMIARGQGGKVVNIGSLTSILGLPYLTVYTITKSALAGFSRALAAEWGQYDIQVNCIAPGFILTDLNREMWQKPEMQNWLASVQPNQRMGSAEDIAPLAVYLSSPGANYVTGQVIAVDGGFSTCSVWPFQPAS; this is translated from the coding sequence GTGAACCCGTTTTCACTCACCGGCAAAACCGCCCTGATCGCTGGAGCCAGCCGGGGCATTGGACAGGCAATCGCGGAAGGAGTCGCCCGCGCGGGCGCCCACACGATCCTGGCCGCACGTTCGTTGCCGGCTCTCGCCGACATTGCGCGGTCGCTGCGGGCGGAGGGTCTGCAGGCCGACGCCGTGGAGCTCGACATCGCCTCCCGCGACTCCCGGGAAAAGGCGCTCGAAGCCATCCCTGACGTCGACATCCTGATCAACGTGGCCGGCATCAACCTGCGCAAACGGTTCACCGACTATACGCCCGAAGAGTACGACCGCATCCTGAACACCAACCTGCACGGCATCTTCGAGTTTACCCAGGGCGTCGGCAAACGCATGATTGCGCGCGGCCAGGGCGGCAAAGTCGTCAATATCGGCAGCCTGACCTCGATCCTGGGACTGCCTTACCTGACGGTCTACACCATTACGAAATCGGCCCTCGCGGGCTTCTCGCGGGCCCTCGCCGCCGAGTGGGGCCAGTACGACATCCAGGTGAATTGCATCGCGCCCGGCTTCATCCTGACCGACCTCAACCGCGAGATGTGGCAGAAGCCCGAGATGCAGAACTGGCTCGCTTCGGTGCAGCCGAACCAGCGGATGGGCTCGGCCGAAGACATTGCTCCGCTGGCGGTCTATCTCTCCAGCCCTGGCGCCAATTACGTGACCGGCCAGGTGATCGCGGTCGATGGCGGGTTCTCCACGTGTTCGGTGTGGCCGTTCCAGCCCGCCTCCTGA
- a CDS encoding TldD/PmbA family protein, whose amino-acid sequence MSPSNAHEEIAARLIALALARGVTAAEATVSEGDEFEAQVRLGEVETLKEAGSRAAGLRVLCGQKVGSAYSSDLTDEGLQRIVESATSLAAISMADPHAGLPDPADLGKLDGDLGLYSDSIAQLETAFKIEQARAGEQAAMAVDPRIDNSEGGSFGSHTGWRAFANSLGFLGSYRTSSCSLSVVPVASVDGRRERDYWSSSARTFEKLEKADYIGRKAAERVLRRLGAKKAPTQKVPVIFEPRVARSLVGHIFSAVSGDAVYRKSSFLAGKLGELVANPLVTVIDDGTLPGLFGTSPFDDEGVASRRTTIVDAGVLTSYLLNTYTARKLGLRTTGNAARGITGNASVGHGNLFLQPGTQKPDAIIRGVKNGLYVTELLGSGVNIVNGDYSRGAAGVWIENGELTWPVHEVTISGNLRRMFEQIEAVGDDLEFRGSVACPTLLVGEMTVSGH is encoded by the coding sequence ATGAGCCCGTCAAACGCCCACGAGGAGATTGCCGCCAGGCTGATCGCCCTGGCTCTGGCACGCGGAGTGACGGCGGCCGAAGCCACGGTCTCGGAAGGTGACGAATTCGAGGCGCAGGTCCGTCTGGGCGAGGTCGAGACCCTCAAAGAGGCGGGCTCCCGGGCCGCCGGCTTGCGTGTGCTCTGCGGGCAGAAGGTGGGTTCGGCCTACTCCTCGGATCTGACTGACGAAGGGCTGCAACGCATCGTGGAATCAGCCACTTCGCTGGCGGCCATCTCCATGGCGGATCCGCATGCCGGCTTGCCTGACCCGGCGGATCTCGGCAAATTGGATGGGGATCTCGGCCTCTACTCCGACTCCATCGCGCAGTTGGAAACGGCCTTCAAGATCGAGCAGGCGCGCGCCGGCGAGCAGGCGGCCATGGCCGTCGATCCGCGCATCGATAACAGTGAAGGTGGCAGCTTCGGTTCCCACACTGGTTGGCGCGCCTTCGCCAACTCGTTGGGTTTCCTCGGGAGTTACCGGACTTCTTCGTGCTCTTTGTCCGTGGTACCCGTGGCCAGCGTGGACGGGCGGCGCGAGCGCGACTACTGGTCGTCGAGCGCGCGGACCTTCGAGAAGCTGGAAAAAGCTGACTACATTGGACGCAAAGCGGCCGAGCGAGTGCTCCGCCGGTTGGGCGCGAAAAAGGCCCCCACGCAGAAGGTGCCGGTGATCTTCGAGCCGCGCGTGGCCCGCTCCTTGGTGGGGCACATCTTCTCGGCGGTGTCCGGCGATGCGGTGTACCGCAAGTCCTCCTTCCTGGCGGGCAAACTGGGCGAGTTGGTAGCGAATCCGCTGGTGACCGTCATCGACGACGGCACACTGCCCGGCCTGTTTGGCACGAGTCCCTTCGACGACGAAGGCGTGGCCTCGCGCCGGACGACGATTGTGGATGCGGGCGTCCTCACCAGCTATCTGCTCAATACCTACACGGCCAGGAAGCTTGGTTTGCGAACCACGGGCAACGCGGCGAGGGGCATTACGGGCAACGCTTCGGTCGGACATGGGAATTTGTTTCTCCAACCGGGCACCCAGAAGCCGGACGCGATAATTCGTGGCGTGAAAAATGGCTTGTATGTGACCGAACTTCTCGGTTCCGGTGTCAATATAGTCAACGGCGATTATTCCCGGGGTGCGGCCGGAGTTTGGATCGAGAATGGTGAGTTGACTTGGCCCGTCCACGAGGTTACGATTTCGGGTAATCTTCGCCGGATGTTCGAGCAGATTGAAGCAGTGGGCGACGATCTGGAGTTCCGCGGTTCAGTCGCCTGCCCCACGCTGCTGGTAGGGGAGATGACGGTCAGTGGTCACTAG
- a CDS encoding FxLYD domain-containing protein: MVTSTRNSQKLSFNSTPLVILTVVVLIAAIGFYVLFLRGSNQSLQPTALTAEAKSYVRNLALSDVEMKASENYMKTMLVEIVGKITNNGSRTLGLVDINCVFYDPYGQLVLRERVAIVKMSGKGLKPGETRSFRLPFDSIPSSWNQALPQLVIARIEFAE; encoded by the coding sequence GTGGTCACTAGTACTCGTAACAGTCAAAAGCTGTCGTTCAACTCGACCCCGCTGGTCATTTTGACCGTCGTGGTCCTGATCGCCGCCATAGGTTTCTACGTTCTCTTCCTGCGGGGTTCGAATCAGTCGTTGCAGCCGACCGCCCTTACCGCCGAAGCGAAGAGCTATGTCCGGAATCTCGCTCTCTCGGATGTCGAGATGAAGGCGAGCGAGAACTACATGAAGACGATGCTTGTCGAGATCGTCGGCAAGATCACCAACAACGGGTCGAGAACGCTCGGGTTGGTGGACATCAACTGTGTCTTCTATGACCCGTACGGTCAATTGGTCCTGCGGGAACGCGTGGCTATCGTCAAGATGTCGGGCAAGGGCCTGAAACCCGGCGAGACCCGCTCGTTCCGGCTTCCGTTTGACAGCATCCCCAGTTCCTGGAATCAGGCGTTGCCGCAGTTAGTCATCGCCCGCATTGAGTTCGCTGAGTAG
- a CDS encoding chemotaxis protein CheW, with the protein MAVGERFLVVRLAGQEYAIPSGRVCGMLQTRGVELQRVDGRGALRYLTSVHGRTVPIYVPNRTLGLAERAISARSCLLLIRQAEADTEALQEAEFALAVDSVSRLEVLPPAAVRANAGLVRLGDKWRTVLDLEALRAA; encoded by the coding sequence ATGGCGGTCGGCGAGCGATTCCTCGTGGTTCGGTTGGCCGGACAGGAGTACGCGATTCCTTCCGGCCGGGTCTGCGGCATGCTGCAGACGCGTGGTGTGGAATTGCAGCGTGTGGATGGCCGCGGTGCACTGCGCTATCTGACCAGCGTGCACGGCCGGACTGTGCCCATCTATGTTCCGAATCGCACCCTGGGCCTCGCGGAGCGGGCGATCTCCGCCCGCAGTTGCCTGCTATTGATCCGCCAGGCGGAAGCCGATACGGAGGCCCTCCAGGAAGCCGAATTCGCTCTTGCGGTCGACTCGGTCTCGAGGCTGGAGGTGCTGCCTCCGGCCGCGGTGCGGGCGAACGCCGGCCTGGTGCGCTTGGGCGACAAGTGGCGGACAGTGCTGGACTTGGAGGCTCTCCGGGCGGCTTGA
- a CDS encoding chemotaxis protein CheX: MTHERLVTMIRQATKDVFATMLGIELEDHPEYLGVTAPGPSEGVLAIVGLAGAWAGSGSFSCSALMAQKISGQLLMQEYSAIDDDVLDAIGEVTNMVLGNVKTVLEEELGPMGLSIPTVIYGRNFTTRNVGKSQWTVVPFQCIGEVVEVHLCLEPGKELSAKISVAQQQVPAILTMLG, translated from the coding sequence ATGACACACGAGAGACTGGTGACGATGATCCGTCAGGCGACGAAAGACGTATTCGCCACGATGCTGGGCATCGAACTGGAAGACCACCCCGAATACCTGGGTGTCACAGCGCCCGGCCCGAGTGAAGGCGTATTGGCGATTGTGGGACTGGCCGGCGCCTGGGCGGGGTCGGGTTCCTTCTCCTGTTCCGCGTTGATGGCACAGAAGATTTCGGGCCAACTCCTAATGCAGGAGTATTCGGCGATCGACGACGACGTGTTGGACGCCATCGGGGAGGTGACCAACATGGTCCTGGGGAATGTGAAGACGGTGCTGGAGGAAGAACTGGGCCCGATGGGGTTGAGCATCCCGACGGTCATCTATGGCCGGAACTTCACGACGCGGAATGTGGGCAAGAGCCAATGGACGGTGGTCCCGTTCCAGTGCATCGGGGAAGTTGTGGAGGTGCATCTTTGCCTGGAGCCGGGAAAAGAACTCTCGGCGAAGATCTCCGTGGCGCAGCAGCAGGTTCCGGCGATCTTGACGATGCTCGGATAG
- a CDS encoding heavy metal-binding domain-containing protein — translation MYRRHFLATAAGLPVLLGQPPQDQVEWLCPMDKDVRSAKPGVCPRCGMKLVPGIPEPVEYRLLLDITPSAWKPGQPVRMRFEIRDPHTNQRVTKLQVIHEKLFHLFIVSGDLTFFAHEHPEPQPDGTLLFETVLPKAGFYRILGDFYPEGGTPQLAVLSILSAGSGQISFATPRLAAQTSPQSATNLKVALRTEPAAPIAGLKTMLFFELEPGNGLEPYLGAWGHMLVASADLIDLIHTHPFLASGGPNLQFNVVFPRPGMHRLWVQFQRLGVVNTAVFTVPVRGL, via the coding sequence ATGTACAGGCGACACTTCCTTGCCACTGCCGCCGGTCTGCCGGTGCTGCTGGGTCAACCGCCGCAGGACCAGGTGGAGTGGCTGTGCCCGATGGACAAGGACGTCCGGTCGGCCAAACCGGGGGTCTGCCCGCGCTGCGGCATGAAGCTCGTGCCAGGCATTCCGGAGCCGGTCGAATACCGCCTGCTGCTCGACATCACACCTTCCGCCTGGAAACCGGGCCAGCCGGTCCGGATGCGCTTCGAGATCCGGGATCCGCACACCAATCAACGCGTCACGAAGCTGCAGGTGATCCACGAGAAGCTCTTTCACTTGTTTATTGTGAGCGGCGATCTAACGTTCTTCGCGCACGAGCACCCCGAGCCGCAACCGGACGGGACGCTGCTGTTCGAGACCGTGCTGCCGAAGGCTGGCTTCTACCGGATCCTGGGCGACTTCTATCCGGAGGGCGGAACCCCGCAATTAGCCGTCCTGAGTATCCTCAGCGCGGGCAGCGGGCAGATCTCGTTCGCCACGCCGCGTCTCGCCGCGCAGACGTCTCCGCAATCGGCAACTAATCTGAAGGTCGCGCTGCGCACCGAGCCCGCCGCTCCGATTGCGGGTCTCAAGACGATGTTGTTCTTCGAGCTCGAGCCGGGCAATGGACTTGAGCCGTATCTCGGAGCCTGGGGGCACATGCTGGTCGCCAGCGCGGATCTGATCGACCTGATCCACACCCACCCGTTCCTGGCCAGCGGCGGACCGAATCTGCAGTTCAACGTCGTGTTTCCACGGCCCGGCATGCACCGGCTGTGGGTGCAATTCCAGCGGCTGGGAGTGGTGAATACCGCCGTCTTCACCGTGCCCGTGCGCGGGCTTTGA
- a CDS encoding tartrate dehydrogenase — protein sequence MKKLSIALLPGDGIGMEVVPAARKVLEKSGAAAGVHLSFEQFDWGSDHYFRMGQMMPVDALERLRAHDSILLGAVGHPDIPDHITLNGMLLPIRRGFDLYVNERPAYLYAGVESPLRGYEPGAIDMVVVRENTEGEYTNVGGFVYHHLPEEVAIQTSVFTRHGCERIIRYAFDLARRRNQKRKVASITKSNAQGYGMVLWDRIFREVSAEYPDIETESLLVDAAAMNFVRRPASFDVVVASNLFGDILSDLSAIVTGSIGLAPSANLDPRRNAPSLFEPVHGSAPDIAGKGVSNPLATILAAAMMMDHLGEPEMSASIEGAVRAVLADGKVLTADLGGRSTTADVTAAVLAHLA from the coding sequence ATGAAGAAGCTGTCGATTGCCCTGTTGCCGGGAGACGGCATTGGAATGGAAGTCGTTCCGGCGGCCCGCAAGGTGTTGGAAAAGAGCGGCGCCGCGGCCGGCGTACACCTGTCGTTCGAGCAGTTCGACTGGGGCTCGGATCACTATTTCCGCATGGGCCAGATGATGCCCGTCGATGCCTTGGAGCGGTTGCGGGCGCACGACTCGATTCTTCTCGGTGCCGTGGGGCATCCCGACATTCCTGACCACATCACTCTGAATGGCATGCTGCTGCCCATCCGGCGCGGCTTCGATCTCTATGTGAACGAGCGGCCGGCCTATCTCTACGCGGGTGTCGAGAGTCCGCTGAGAGGCTACGAACCCGGAGCGATCGATATGGTGGTGGTGCGCGAGAACACTGAAGGCGAGTACACCAACGTCGGTGGGTTCGTCTATCACCATCTGCCGGAAGAGGTAGCCATCCAGACCTCCGTCTTCACCCGGCATGGCTGTGAGCGCATCATTCGCTATGCGTTCGACCTGGCGCGGCGCCGCAACCAGAAACGCAAGGTGGCTTCCATCACGAAGTCGAATGCGCAGGGTTACGGCATGGTGTTGTGGGACCGCATTTTCCGCGAGGTGTCGGCCGAGTATCCCGACATTGAGACGGAATCGCTGCTGGTGGACGCGGCGGCCATGAACTTCGTGCGGCGCCCGGCCAGCTTCGATGTCGTGGTGGCTTCGAACCTGTTTGGCGACATCCTCAGCGACCTGTCGGCGATTGTGACGGGCAGCATCGGGCTGGCGCCCAGCGCGAATCTGGACCCGCGCCGCAACGCTCCATCGCTGTTTGAGCCGGTGCACGGCTCGGCGCCCGATATCGCGGGCAAAGGCGTATCGAACCCCCTGGCGACGATTCTGGCGGCGGCGATGATGATGGACCACCTGGGCGAACCGGAGATGTCGGCCTCGATTGAAGGCGCCGTGCGCGCGGTGCTCGCCGACGGCAAAGTGCTGACCGCCGATCTGGGCGGCCGGAGCACGACCGCGGACGTGACAGCCGCCGTGTTGGCCCATTTGGCCTGA
- a CDS encoding DUF167 domain-containing protein — MDLDALRNSLKTDGRLALQIRVIPKSPKTQWAGELGDGSLKVKLAAVPEKGKANEELIRFLAGEFGVRRQQVEIVAGATNPHKQVRIIA; from the coding sequence GTGGACCTGGACGCGCTGCGGAACTCGTTGAAAACAGACGGCCGTCTGGCTCTACAGATCCGGGTGATTCCAAAGAGTCCGAAGACTCAGTGGGCGGGCGAGCTCGGCGACGGATCCTTAAAGGTGAAGCTGGCCGCCGTGCCCGAGAAGGGCAAGGCCAACGAGGAACTGATCCGCTTCCTCGCCGGGGAGTTCGGCGTGCGCCGGCAGCAAGTGGAGATCGTGGCGGGCGCCACCAATCCACATAAACAAGTCCGGATCATCGCCTGA
- a CDS encoding response regulator, whose product MPRILVVEDDADQREIRCLILERSGHTAQAAACSADALAHVDAHDSDCVLMDLRLPRPSDGLQLIQDIRARDARLPLVVLSGWPEDLEKSPLAGAVSATLKKPVATDRLLRTINRLLPVLLLLLICAGMSRAQSRAFPFQVAQAGEVLAELTMSSPGSDWAVAGKEGSLAAISVDAQPAQHLMVTGPERTYHIFLGQLAAGPHTLKVERQAADSAAGAGLAVFGARFEKSGSDFIANAPILLARLNTLGKFTDVPLMAYCTRGHDEDGSFLEYTVIFTNEDGGTSTRDLMARWGRTTDIEYIYRVWLDAAGKPKKTLIQTKGHEDVPYNGIRIGSHPVLMPVTDNNMVEPAAENASRLRYQLTPVLADLSDGAREKVMDAAPFTYEIASKELQREGKLRPFGTFQGENISDARNYLVVELKVSSTLAGVQVLIQRKGEKKWRGSALGLGKDFIERSGWVRTRVELPPGTTASDLTGFGAECLSQRDLVRQPIAKNGRCAVEAIGRIFFLDRDYKPGPRIPIAGFPDGGWQMEAGELFTLALQ is encoded by the coding sequence ATGCCAAGAATCCTTGTTGTGGAAGACGACGCGGATCAGCGTGAGATCCGTTGCCTGATACTGGAGCGGAGCGGCCACACGGCGCAGGCGGCGGCTTGCTCCGCTGATGCCCTGGCTCACGTCGATGCGCACGATTCAGACTGTGTTTTGATGGACTTGCGGTTACCCCGGCCCAGCGACGGGCTGCAGTTGATCCAGGATATCCGGGCGCGCGACGCGCGGCTCCCCCTGGTGGTCCTTTCCGGCTGGCCGGAGGATCTGGAGAAGAGCCCATTGGCCGGGGCGGTCAGCGCCACGTTGAAGAAGCCGGTGGCGACCGATCGCCTGCTGCGGACCATCAACCGCCTGCTGCCGGTCCTGCTGCTGCTGTTGATTTGTGCCGGGATGTCGAGGGCTCAAAGCCGGGCGTTCCCCTTCCAGGTGGCCCAGGCCGGGGAAGTGCTGGCGGAGCTCACGATGTCGTCGCCCGGGTCCGACTGGGCAGTGGCGGGTAAAGAAGGCTCTTTGGCGGCGATCAGCGTGGACGCGCAGCCGGCCCAGCACCTGATGGTGACCGGGCCCGAGCGCACTTACCACATCTTTCTCGGTCAACTTGCAGCGGGGCCTCATACCTTAAAGGTGGAACGGCAGGCCGCGGACTCGGCCGCCGGTGCCGGCCTGGCGGTTTTCGGCGCGCGGTTCGAGAAGTCCGGCAGCGACTTCATCGCGAACGCGCCCATCCTGCTGGCGCGCCTCAACACCTTGGGCAAGTTCACTGACGTGCCCCTGATGGCGTACTGCACACGGGGCCACGACGAAGACGGCTCCTTCCTGGAATACACGGTGATCTTCACCAATGAGGACGGCGGCACCTCGACGCGCGACCTCATGGCCCGCTGGGGCCGTACCACCGATATCGAGTACATCTATCGGGTTTGGCTGGATGCGGCCGGGAAGCCGAAAAAGACGCTCATCCAGACCAAGGGACACGAGGACGTACCGTACAACGGGATCCGGATTGGCTCGCACCCTGTACTCATGCCGGTGACCGATAACAATATGGTGGAGCCGGCCGCCGAGAACGCCTCGCGGCTGCGCTATCAATTGACTCCGGTGCTGGCCGACCTGAGCGACGGCGCCCGCGAGAAAGTCATGGATGCGGCTCCTTTCACCTATGAGATCGCGTCGAAGGAGCTGCAGCGGGAAGGGAAGCTGCGCCCTTTCGGAACCTTCCAGGGCGAGAATATCAGCGACGCGAGGAACTATCTGGTGGTGGAGCTGAAGGTGAGCTCGACACTGGCCGGTGTCCAGGTGCTCATCCAGCGCAAGGGCGAGAAGAAGTGGCGCGGCTCGGCCTTGGGCTTGGGGAAAGACTTCATCGAGCGCAGCGGTTGGGTTCGGACGCGTGTGGAACTGCCGCCCGGCACCACGGCTTCCGACCTGACGGGCTTTGGCGCGGAGTGCCTCTCGCAGCGCGATCTCGTACGCCAACCCATTGCAAAGAATGGACGTTGCGCTGTGGAAGCGATCGGCCGGATCTTCTTCCTGGACCGGGACTACAAACCGGGACCGCGCATCCCCATCGCGGGCTTCCCCGACGGTGGGTGGCAGATGGAGGCGGGCGAGTTGTTCACGCTGGCCCTGCAGTAA
- the tldD gene encoding metalloprotease TldD encodes MSFSDSFFARRFNLTPRDLERWLGEALSRGGDFADLYFEYIESTSLSLDESIIKSATQGVTLGVGVRVLSGERTGYAYSGDLTPERILKAARTAACIAAGPASIVRSGLDEGEKLDLYSVPVPAAETSLADRVALILRADEAARSADAKVFQVQASFADNIKHILIASSDGSLVWDRQPMARLNVSVLAKGEDGRVENGYQGGGGRVGLDHFTSQNLPEKFAKEAVRQALVSLEAAEAPAGETTVVLGPGWPGILLHEAVGHGLEADFNRKKVSAFSDRIGQQVASPLCTVVDDGAMASRRGSLNVDDEGTPTRRNVLIENGVLRGYLHDRLSSKLLGSAATGNGRRESYQHIPMPRMTNTYMLAGESDPDEIIKSVPKGIYCATFGGGQVDITSGNFVFSATESYLIENGRLTRPVRGATLIGNGPEALKWVSMVGNDLKLDEGVGICGKEGQSVPVGVGIPTVKIDKMTVGGNA; translated from the coding sequence ATGAGTTTTTCTGACTCGTTCTTCGCCCGGCGGTTCAATCTGACCCCGCGCGACCTGGAGCGGTGGCTTGGGGAAGCCCTCTCCCGCGGCGGCGACTTCGCCGATCTCTACTTCGAGTACATCGAAAGCACGTCCCTGAGCCTGGACGAGTCGATCATCAAATCGGCCACGCAGGGCGTCACGCTGGGCGTCGGTGTCCGTGTACTCTCAGGAGAAAGAACGGGTTACGCGTATTCGGGCGACCTCACGCCGGAACGGATCCTCAAAGCGGCCCGGACGGCGGCCTGCATTGCGGCGGGTCCGGCATCGATTGTGCGCTCGGGTCTCGACGAGGGCGAGAAGCTCGATCTCTACTCCGTGCCTGTCCCCGCGGCAGAAACCTCGCTGGCTGATCGGGTTGCGCTCATTCTCCGGGCCGACGAGGCCGCACGCTCGGCCGATGCCAAGGTCTTCCAGGTCCAGGCGAGCTTCGCCGACAACATCAAGCACATCCTCATTGCCAGCAGCGACGGATCGCTGGTTTGGGACCGCCAGCCGATGGCGCGGCTGAACGTCTCCGTCCTGGCCAAGGGCGAGGACGGACGCGTCGAGAACGGCTACCAGGGCGGCGGCGGCCGCGTGGGCCTCGACCACTTCACCAGCCAGAACCTGCCCGAGAAGTTTGCCAAGGAAGCTGTACGCCAGGCGCTGGTTTCGCTGGAAGCCGCAGAGGCGCCAGCGGGTGAGACGACAGTCGTCCTAGGGCCAGGTTGGCCGGGCATCCTCCTGCACGAGGCGGTCGGCCATGGACTCGAAGCCGATTTCAACCGCAAGAAGGTCTCCGCCTTCAGCGACAGGATCGGGCAGCAGGTGGCGAGCCCCCTGTGCACCGTGGTGGACGACGGCGCGATGGCGAGCCGGCGCGGATCGCTCAATGTCGACGACGAAGGCACGCCGACACGGCGTAACGTATTGATTGAGAATGGGGTTCTGCGCGGCTACCTGCACGACCGGCTGTCCAGCAAACTGCTGGGCTCGGCCGCGACGGGCAATGGACGGCGCGAGAGCTACCAGCACATCCCGATGCCGCGTATGACGAACACCTACATGCTGGCAGGCGAGAGTGATCCGGACGAAATCATCAAGTCGGTCCCCAAGGGGATCTACTGCGCGACCTTCGGCGGCGGGCAGGTGGACATCACCAGCGGCAACTTCGTATTCTCCGCCACCGAGAGCTATCTTATTGAAAATGGACGCTTGACCCGGCCGGTGCGCGGAGCAACGCTAATCGGGAACGGCCCCGAGGCCCTCAAATGGGTGAGCATGGTGGGCAACGATCTCAAACTCGACGAGGGCGTGGGCATCTGCGGCAAGGAAGGCCAGAGCGTGCCGGTGGGCGTGGGCATTCCCACGGTGAAGATCGACAAAATGACCGTCGGGGGGAACGCATGA
- a CDS encoding response regulator, with protein sequence MSLDVMIVDDSAAIRKILHRVLIQADVPLGKVIEAGDGQEALDKLKSAMVGLILSDINMPNMDGLQLLGALKTQEATKAIPIIMVTTEGSSAKVMEAVSLGASGYVRKPFTAEQIKEKLAGLI encoded by the coding sequence ATGTCCTTGGACGTGATGATCGTCGACGACTCGGCGGCCATACGCAAGATCCTGCACAGGGTACTAATCCAGGCCGATGTGCCTCTAGGAAAGGTGATCGAGGCCGGTGATGGCCAGGAGGCCCTGGATAAGTTGAAGTCCGCGATGGTCGGGTTGATCCTCTCCGACATCAACATGCCGAACATGGACGGGCTGCAATTGCTGGGCGCGCTGAAGACCCAGGAGGCAACGAAGGCGATCCCCATCATTATGGTGACGACTGAAGGCAGCAGCGCCAAGGTGATGGAGGCGGTGTCGTTGGGCGCCTCGGGCTATGTCCGGAAGCCTTTCACGGCGGAGCAGATCAAAGAGAAGCTGGCGGGGCTCATCTAG